The Juglans microcarpa x Juglans regia isolate MS1-56 chromosome 8S, Jm3101_v1.0, whole genome shotgun sequence genome has a window encoding:
- the LOC121244030 gene encoding low temperature-induced protein lt101.2-like, with translation MGSETFVEVILAILLPPVGVFLRYGCEVEFWIDLLLTILGYIPGIIYALYVLVG, from the exons ATGGGTTCAGAAACTTTCGTAGAAGTAATTCTGGCAATACTTCTACCTCCTGTTGGGGTCTTCCTCCGCTATGGCTGTGAA GTGGAGTTTTGGATAGATTTGCTGCTGACAATATTGGGATACATTCCGGGAATCATATATGCCCTTTATGTGTTGGTAGGATAG